Proteins from one Streptomyces genisteinicus genomic window:
- the rpsR gene encoding 30S ribosomal protein S18, which yields MARRQEPRKPVKSRPNPLDAAGITYVDYKDTDLLRKFISDRGKIRSRRVTRVTAQQQRQLAAAVKNAREMALLPYAGR from the coding sequence ATGGCGCGCCGCCAGGAACCGCGCAAGCCGGTGAAGTCCCGTCCCAACCCGCTGGACGCGGCCGGCATCACGTACGTCGACTACAAGGACACCGATCTGCTGCGGAAGTTCATCTCCGACCGGGGCAAGATCCGCAGCCGCCGCGTCACCCGAGTCACCGCCCAGCAGCAGCGACAGCTCGCCGCGGCCGTCAAGAACGCCCGCGAGATGGCGCTCCTCCCCTACGCCGGCCGGTAG
- a CDS encoding CobW family GTP-binding protein has protein sequence MRHDARLPVVIVAGLHSAARRQVVDRLLHTVPGSVALHHDLSTAAAQGTVLRVVRDASGELSRGDTPLVNDCACCALREDLVPELERLADGGLTGLAVVELWDSVEPRAMAEVVVAHGADRIRLTNVITAVDPALVLPCLANGDDLAEAGLAAAATDQRTVGDTWARQLEYAPVLALVDGEAADDEDHALLTQLHPTARQVRADSGDLARLAFDGFDVEAASAAQHPACALLPQDADDAGVTTLVWRRHRPFHPERLYQALEDLCCAAARSRGRFWLADRPDTLLAWDAAGGALCVESAGPWLASLPDAAWEMVPPVRRAAAALDWHPEHGDRCQHLVFTSPGLDREGLTHLLESCLLTDAEYAAGPEGWRHLPASFDGLLDPVA, from the coding sequence ATGCGCCACGACGCCCGTCTGCCCGTCGTCATCGTCGCCGGGCTCCACTCCGCAGCGCGCCGACAGGTCGTCGACCGCCTCCTGCACACCGTCCCGGGCAGCGTCGCCCTCCACCACGACCTCTCCACCGCCGCCGCGCAGGGCACCGTCCTGCGCGTCGTGCGCGACGCCTCGGGCGAGCTGTCCCGCGGCGACACCCCGCTGGTCAACGACTGCGCCTGCTGCGCACTGCGGGAAGACCTCGTCCCCGAACTGGAGCGGCTGGCCGACGGCGGCCTGACCGGTCTCGCGGTGGTCGAGCTGTGGGACTCCGTCGAGCCCAGGGCGATGGCCGAGGTCGTCGTCGCCCACGGCGCGGACAGGATCCGGCTCACCAACGTGATCACGGCGGTCGACCCGGCGCTGGTCCTGCCCTGCCTCGCCAACGGCGACGACCTCGCCGAGGCCGGCCTCGCCGCCGCCGCGACCGACCAGCGCACGGTCGGCGACACCTGGGCACGGCAGCTGGAGTACGCACCGGTCCTCGCCCTCGTGGACGGCGAGGCGGCCGACGACGAGGACCACGCGCTCCTCACCCAGCTCCACCCCACCGCCCGCCAGGTGCGGGCCGATTCGGGGGACCTCGCCCGGCTCGCCTTCGACGGCTTCGACGTGGAGGCCGCCTCGGCCGCCCAGCACCCCGCCTGCGCCCTGCTCCCCCAGGACGCCGACGACGCCGGGGTCACCACCCTCGTCTGGCGCCGCCACCGGCCCTTCCACCCCGAACGCCTCTACCAGGCGCTGGAGGACCTCTGCTGCGCCGCCGCCCGCAGCCGCGGCAGGTTCTGGCTCGCCGACCGCCCCGACACCCTGCTCGCCTGGGACGCCGCAGGCGGCGCCCTCTGCGTGGAGAGCGCCGGCCCCTGGCTCGCCTCCCTCCCGGACGCCGCCTGGGAGATGGTCCCGCCCGTGCGGCGGGCCGCCGCCGCCCTCGACTGGCACCCCGAACACGGGGACCGCTGCCAGCACCTGGTGTTCACCTCTCCCGGCCTCGACCGTGAAGGGCTCACCCACCTCCTGGAGTCCTGCCTGCTCACCGACGCCGAGTACGCCGCCGGCCCCGAAGGATGGCGGCACCTGCCAGCATCCTTCGACGGCCTCCTCGACCCGGTCGCCTGA
- a CDS encoding type B 50S ribosomal protein L31 produces the protein MKPGIHPAYGPVVFRDKAAGHAFLTRSTMTSEKTVEWEDGNTYPVVDVEISDVSHPFYTGTARVLDTAGRVERFERRYGRRGAN, from the coding sequence ATGAAGCCCGGAATCCACCCCGCGTACGGCCCCGTCGTGTTCCGCGACAAGGCTGCCGGCCACGCCTTCCTCACCCGCTCCACCATGACCAGCGAGAAGACCGTCGAGTGGGAGGACGGCAACACCTACCCGGTCGTCGACGTCGAGATCTCCGACGTCAGCCACCCCTTCTACACCGGCACCGCGCGCGTCCTGGACACCGCCGGACGCGTCGAGCGCTTCGAGCGCCGCTACGGCCGGCGCGGGGCCAACTGA
- the rpmG gene encoding 50S ribosomal protein L33 gives MARNEVRPVVKLRSTAGTGYTYVTRKNRRNDPDRMVLRKFDPVARRHVDFREER, from the coding sequence ATGGCACGCAACGAAGTACGCCCGGTCGTCAAGCTCCGCTCCACCGCCGGAACCGGCTACACCTACGTCACCCGCAAGAACCGCCGCAACGACCCCGACCGCATGGTCCTGCGGAAGTTCGACCCCGTCGCCCGCCGCCACGTCGACTTCCGCGAGGAACGCTGA
- the rpmB gene encoding 50S ribosomal protein L28, whose amino-acid sequence MSAHCQLTGAKPGFGNSISHSHRRTSRRFDPNVQRKRYWLPGEGRYVRLTLSAKAIRTVDSIGIEAAVARIRARGGKV is encoded by the coding sequence GTGTCCGCACACTGCCAACTGACCGGCGCCAAGCCGGGCTTCGGCAATTCCATCTCCCACTCGCACCGGCGCACCTCGCGCCGCTTCGATCCCAACGTCCAGCGCAAGCGCTACTGGCTGCCCGGCGAGGGCCGGTACGTGCGGCTCACCCTCAGCGCGAAGGCGATCAGGACCGTCGACAGCATCGGCATCGAGGCCGCCGTGGCCCGCATCCGTGCCCGGGGAGGGAAGGTCTGA
- the rpsN gene encoding 30S ribosomal protein S14 has translation MARKSKIAQNERRKATVERYAARRAELKETIRRPSSTGAERDAAAAELRRQPRDASATRVRNRDSVDGRPRGHLRKFGLSRVRMREQAHAGFLPGVTKSSW, from the coding sequence ATGGCCCGGAAGAGCAAGATCGCGCAGAACGAGAGGCGCAAGGCGACCGTCGAGCGGTACGCGGCGCGCCGGGCGGAGCTGAAGGAGACCATCCGCCGGCCGTCCTCCACCGGCGCCGAACGCGACGCTGCCGCAGCGGAGTTGCGGCGCCAGCCGCGCGACGCCAGCGCGACCCGGGTCCGCAACCGCGACAGCGTGGACGGCCGGCCCCGCGGGCACCTGCGCAAGTTCGGTCTCTCCCGCGTCCGGATGCGCGAGCAGGCCCACGCGGGCTTCCTGCCCGGGGTGACCAAGTCCTCCTGGTGA
- a CDS encoding IS30 family transposase: protein MRAAGVRRREAAGRAGVHERTAEDWDRGIRQIGHSRLHPDGRRIDYKTGVTTIGATSSELSLARVEAELHPRFLTVTEREVIADLRREGRSLRAIGRALGRPASTVKREIDARSVDGVYRPHRAQRAWARSRSRAKDSKLAQDGPLRRFVADKLQEQWSPEQICHALLIEFPDDESMRVSPETIYQAIYVQARGGLRREVALALRTGRTRRKPHRSPEQRTRRFVDEMVMISERPAGVEDRAVPGHWEGDLIVGSRSDSAIMTLVERSTRYVLLGHLPGGHTAEEVRDVLVPLIQTLPGHLRGSLTWDQGCEMAAHKQFTIATGVPVYFCDPHSPWQRGSNENTNGLLRQYFPKGTDLSVHSAEDLEHVAQRLNGRPRKTLGWRTPAERLRDLLTPT, encoded by the coding sequence CTGCGTGCGGCGGGAGTCCGGCGCCGTGAGGCCGCCGGGCGGGCTGGTGTCCATGAGCGCACCGCTGAGGACTGGGACCGCGGTATCCGGCAGATCGGCCACTCGCGCCTGCACCCCGACGGGCGCCGCATCGACTACAAGACCGGTGTGACCACCATCGGCGCCACCTCTTCGGAGTTGTCCCTCGCAAGGGTCGAGGCCGAGCTGCACCCACGGTTCCTCACGGTCACCGAGCGGGAGGTGATCGCCGATCTGCGCCGTGAGGGCCGGTCGCTGCGCGCGATCGGACGGGCACTGGGCCGACCGGCCTCCACGGTCAAGCGCGAGATCGACGCCCGGTCGGTCGACGGCGTCTACCGGCCGCACCGGGCCCAGCGAGCATGGGCGAGGAGCCGGTCACGCGCCAAGGACTCCAAGCTCGCCCAGGACGGCCCGCTCCGCCGGTTCGTCGCGGACAAGCTGCAGGAACAGTGGTCACCCGAGCAGATCTGCCACGCTCTGCTCATCGAGTTCCCCGACGACGAGAGCATGCGGGTGAGTCCGGAGACGATCTACCAGGCGATCTATGTCCAGGCCCGTGGCGGACTGCGACGCGAGGTCGCACTCGCGCTGCGCACCGGTCGCACCCGGCGCAAGCCTCACCGCAGCCCGGAGCAGCGCACCCGCCGGTTCGTTGACGAGATGGTGATGATCTCCGAGCGGCCTGCCGGGGTGGAGGACCGGGCGGTTCCCGGCCACTGGGAAGGCGATCTGATCGTCGGCTCCCGCAGCGACAGCGCGATCATGACCCTGGTCGAGCGCTCCACCCGTTATGTCCTGCTCGGGCATCTGCCCGGCGGGCATACCGCCGAGGAGGTCCGCGATGTGCTGGTGCCCTTGATCCAGACCCTGCCCGGGCACCTGCGCGGCTCGCTGACCTGGGATCAGGGCTGCGAGATGGCCGCCCACAAGCAGTTCACCATTGCCACGGGAGTGCCGGTCTACTTCTGCGACCCGCACTCACCCTGGCAACGCGGCTCGAACGAGAACACGAACGGCCTGTTGCGGCAGTACTTCCCCAAAGGAACCGACCTGTCCGTGCACAGCGCCGAAGACCTCGAACACGTCGCCCAGCGACTCAACGGCCGGCCACGCAAAACGCTCGGCTGGAGAACCCCAGCCGAGCGCCTGCGTGATCTACTGACGCCCACGTAG
- the rpmF gene encoding 50S ribosomal protein L32: MAVPKRKMSRSNTRHRRAQWKATTPQLVTVTVDGVPHLVPQRLAKAYERGLLRPEG, translated from the coding sequence ATGGCCGTTCCCAAGCGCAAGATGTCGCGCAGCAACACCCGTCACCGTCGCGCGCAGTGGAAGGCGACGACGCCCCAGCTCGTCACGGTGACGGTGGACGGCGTGCCGCACCTCGTCCCCCAGCGGCTGGCCAAGGCCTACGAGCGCGGCCTGCTCCGCCCCGAAGGCTGA
- a CDS encoding lipocalin family protein: MPVHRLVRRAAAVLACTAVPLTVLAGTATAAQPGTETVDLTRYAGAWYQVAAVPQLFEIQCKKNVKAVYTPQADGTVGVRNTCTTWWGSTSAVNGAARPLDASNTRLNVSFVPRPGGGFVNGGDGNYVIVGLAPDYSWAAVTNDDRSAGFLLSRTPALNAADKAAAVEAFTEAGVAACDLRLTRQDGGTGRTGPLC; this comes from the coding sequence GTGCCGGTCCACCGCCTCGTCCGCCGTGCAGCAGCCGTCCTCGCCTGCACCGCCGTCCCCCTGACCGTCCTCGCCGGCACGGCCACCGCCGCGCAGCCGGGGACGGAGACCGTCGACCTCACGCGGTACGCCGGAGCCTGGTACCAGGTGGCGGCAGTGCCCCAACTGTTCGAGATCCAGTGCAAGAAGAACGTCAAGGCCGTCTACACCCCGCAGGCCGACGGCACCGTCGGCGTCCGCAACACCTGCACCACGTGGTGGGGATCGACGAGCGCGGTCAACGGTGCGGCGCGCCCGCTCGACGCCTCCAACACCCGTCTGAACGTGTCGTTCGTACCCCGGCCCGGCGGCGGTTTCGTCAACGGCGGCGACGGCAACTACGTGATCGTGGGACTCGCCCCGGACTACTCGTGGGCAGCCGTCACCAACGACGACCGGTCCGCGGGCTTCCTCCTCTCCCGTACTCCCGCGCTGAACGCCGCGGACAAGGCGGCAGCGGTGGAAGCGTTCACGGAAGCGGGCGTGGCCGCCTGCGACCTGCGCCTGACGCGACAGGACGGGGGTACGGGCCGTACCGGTCCGCTCTGCTGA
- a CDS encoding uridine kinase family protein, with amino-acid sequence MTGVLAVAGGTASGKSTLAEALSLRCPDSVALIHLDDYYVPAHDPLRGVWTVSASGHAILDWNHPGSIDETAVTDAIDTALLRPGVLLVVVEGLFALSLPSVVRRAGWRVYVDTPDDIRLARKILRKIEAQRQDPLLSLRNYLQTGRDRHAAHVAPSRAAADLVVDGTASEEEMIAAVMPLIGPTLAPTPAQAQAQAQAQAQGACPAARAPGVPAFAH; translated from the coding sequence ATGACGGGTGTACTGGCGGTCGCAGGCGGCACCGCATCCGGCAAGTCGACCCTTGCCGAAGCTCTGTCCCTGCGGTGTCCCGACAGCGTGGCACTGATCCATCTGGACGACTACTACGTGCCCGCGCACGACCCCCTGAGGGGTGTGTGGACGGTGAGTGCCAGCGGGCACGCCATCCTCGACTGGAACCATCCGGGGTCGATCGACGAGACCGCGGTGACCGACGCCATCGACACCGCGCTGCTGCGCCCCGGCGTGCTGCTGGTGGTGGTCGAGGGCCTGTTCGCGCTGTCGCTGCCGTCCGTGGTCCGGCGGGCGGGGTGGCGGGTGTACGTCGACACCCCCGACGACATCCGCCTGGCCCGCAAGATCCTCCGGAAGATCGAGGCGCAGCGGCAGGACCCCCTGCTCTCCCTGCGCAACTACCTGCAGACCGGCAGGGACCGCCACGCTGCCCACGTCGCGCCTTCGCGGGCAGCGGCCGACTTGGTCGTGGACGGGACCGCGAGCGAGGAGGAGATGATCGCGGCCGTGATGCCGCTGATCGGGCCGACCCTCGCGCCGACGCCCGCGCAGGCACAGGCACAGGCGCAGGCGCAGGCGCAGGGAGCGTGCCCGGCGGCCCGTGCCCCCGGGGTCCCCGCGTTCGCGCACTGA
- a CDS encoding MarR family winged helix-turn-helix transcriptional regulator, with the protein MSSTEGPMSGAGGPEEGEELRWLSEQEKAAWTGLISLVLLLPGKLEQPLRQDHGLTLFEYLVLSHLSEAPRRKLRMGELAFLASGSLSRLSNVVKRCEQRGWVVRTPDPADGRYTLAELTDAGFGLVERAAPTHLRSVRGTVLDALNATDQKALARIAEKLRIVPDDFGPTGDR; encoded by the coding sequence ATGAGCAGCACGGAGGGACCCATGAGCGGCGCGGGCGGACCCGAGGAGGGAGAGGAACTGCGGTGGCTCTCCGAACAGGAGAAGGCCGCCTGGACGGGGCTGATCTCCCTCGTTCTGCTGCTGCCCGGCAAGCTCGAACAACCGCTGCGGCAGGACCACGGCCTCACCCTGTTCGAGTACCTCGTGCTCAGTCACCTCTCCGAGGCCCCGCGGCGAAAGCTGCGGATGGGCGAACTCGCCTTCCTCGCCAGCGGGTCGCTCTCCCGCCTCTCCAACGTCGTCAAGCGCTGCGAACAGCGCGGCTGGGTCGTCCGGACACCCGACCCCGCCGACGGCCGCTACACCCTCGCCGAGCTCACCGACGCCGGCTTCGGCCTCGTGGAGCGGGCGGCGCCCACCCATCTGCGCTCCGTACGCGGCACCGTCCTCGACGCGCTCAACGCCACCGACCAGAAGGCCCTCGCCCGCATCGCGGAGAAGCTGCGCATCGTCCCGGACGACTTCGGCCCGACGGGCGACCGCTGA
- a CDS encoding Rid family hydrolase — protein sequence MSTVTFGVAPGYGEKLHAALGYSGAVRVGDRVEISGQAGVDDDLLVPDSLEDEIVRAFDNVERTLATVGATWKDVIHVNSYHKVAPGDDAIGDDHNRVMAEQFRRRLGGRAPIWTETGVTVLGLAAMRVEIRVTAIVGSGE from the coding sequence ATGAGCACTGTCACCTTCGGCGTCGCGCCGGGCTACGGCGAGAAGTTGCACGCGGCCCTCGGCTACAGCGGGGCCGTCCGGGTCGGCGACCGGGTGGAGATCTCCGGCCAGGCCGGGGTGGACGACGACCTGCTCGTCCCCGACTCGCTGGAGGACGAGATCGTCCGGGCCTTCGACAACGTGGAGCGCACCCTGGCCACGGTCGGTGCGACCTGGAAGGACGTCATCCACGTCAACTCGTACCACAAGGTCGCACCGGGAGACGACGCCATCGGCGACGACCACAACCGGGTCATGGCGGAGCAGTTCCGCCGCCGGCTCGGCGGCCGCGCGCCGATCTGGACCGAGACCGGCGTCACCGTCCTCGGCCTCGCCGCCATGCGTGTGGAGATCCGCGTCACCGCCATCGTCGGCTCCGGGGAATGA
- a CDS encoding DUF4240 domain-containing protein, with amino-acid sequence MNETAFWQLIEACSPSVPDPEGDELAAALTAHLMNGPVHDVVGFAEQLSWALYRLDRKEYGDGLSGDQFLHTRAAVVAAGREEFERVLRDPERFTPYADGLVWAEALLYVPDHAYEHLTGDAWDRGTRYSYESGSNAAGWTAS; translated from the coding sequence ATGAACGAGACCGCCTTCTGGCAGCTGATCGAAGCGTGCAGCCCCTCCGTCCCCGATCCCGAGGGCGATGAGCTCGCCGCTGCCCTGACGGCCCACCTGATGAACGGCCCCGTGCACGACGTGGTCGGATTCGCGGAGCAGCTCTCCTGGGCCCTGTACCGACTTGACCGCAAGGAATACGGCGACGGCCTGTCGGGCGATCAGTTCCTCCACACGCGGGCCGCGGTTGTCGCGGCCGGGCGCGAGGAGTTCGAGCGCGTGCTGCGAGACCCGGAGCGGTTCACGCCGTACGCCGACGGCCTCGTCTGGGCGGAAGCCCTGCTCTACGTACCCGATCACGCATACGAGCACCTCACCGGTGACGCATGGGACCGCGGCACTCGCTACAGCTACGAGTCCGGCTCGAACGCGGCCGGCTGGACCGCCTCGTAG
- a CDS encoding DUF6355 family natural product biosynthesis protein, translated as MRNTTSRLRLAAAAFSALLLAGSALSGSAHAAPEAKAAAEMGVRACGYYETQTDAYYGHCGSTWVKIQVDIDWWPTDIKRCVRPGETHLGTTGEIDNAWAIPGTCG; from the coding sequence ATGCGGAACACCACAAGCAGGCTCCGCCTGGCTGCGGCCGCGTTCAGCGCCCTGCTCCTCGCGGGCAGCGCACTCTCCGGAAGTGCCCATGCCGCGCCCGAAGCGAAGGCCGCCGCAGAGATGGGGGTCAGGGCCTGCGGCTACTACGAGACGCAGACGGACGCGTACTACGGGCACTGCGGCAGCACCTGGGTCAAGATCCAGGTCGACATCGACTGGTGGCCGACCGACATCAAGAGGTGCGTCCGGCCGGGCGAGACCCATCTCGGCACGACCGGCGAGATCGACAACGCATGGGCCATCCCGGGTACTTGCGGCTGA
- a CDS encoding DoxX family protein, translating to MICSARSKRLRSMRRRVNQRSTPLKLAGTAGLLLGLVDTALRPLGAAAAGGLVLLYLGALAFHVRARVFRNLAFPGFYLATAVASLALALSS from the coding sequence ATGATCTGTTCCGCCCGCTCGAAGCGTCTGAGGTCAATGAGGCGACGGGTGAACCAGCGAAGCACGCCCCTCAAACTGGCCGGGACGGCGGGCCTCCTCCTCGGCCTCGTCGACACCGCACTGCGCCCCCTCGGTGCCGCCGCAGCCGGCGGTCTCGTCCTGCTCTACCTGGGCGCGCTCGCCTTCCATGTGCGCGCCCGCGTGTTCCGCAACCTTGCGTTTCCCGGCTTCTACCTCGCCACCGCCGTCGCCTCGCTGGCCTTGGCCCTGTCCTCCTGA
- a CDS encoding tetratricopeptide repeat protein produces the protein MDSHDQAPSNWRQERATDSLADLDQEISSLRAAVCGIPVADADQAELLRKLGHVLEARFRRTGRADDANEAVSVRTAAADILQSLGDLQGLLLVLNSLGVLKADTGRRLEALATVRRAVEIRRRLADNDPAAFVPDLAASLNNLSITCGHVGRREEGLAAIEEAVALYRRLAAGNPHAFMSDLAASLNNLSVQCGGLGRWHEALAAIEEAVQIRRRLAADDPVAYMPSFAMSLNNLSITLGDVGRREEALTAIEEAVQIRRRLAADDPVAYMPDLAASLNNLSARYGELGRWQEALATIEEAVEIRRRLAAEDPDAFIPDLAMSLNNLGNRLAEAGRLPEAMSANVEAVEFYRRLMTTSPSAYAADFAASLSNLAGVHLAMGDLERAIPLYEQSLADSMRVLGPDHPDTLLARNNLAGAYGAAGDLQRAIPLYEQSLADSMRVLGPDHPDTLLARNNLAGAYESAGDLARSVSLYQETLADSMRVLGPDHPDTLLARNNLAGAYALADDIDAAIELYEDALADRRRVLGAHHPDTLTSQGNLASAYALTGDLARAVPLYEQTLADSLRILGEQHPTSQAMRNNLAYWKGKGRSEHVSPASS, from the coding sequence ATGGACAGCCATGACCAGGCACCGTCCAACTGGCGTCAGGAGCGGGCCACGGACTCACTAGCAGACTTGGACCAAGAGATCTCTTCCCTCAGGGCTGCCGTATGCGGTATCCCAGTGGCAGACGCTGACCAAGCGGAGCTCCTGCGAAAGCTCGGCCACGTACTGGAGGCTAGGTTTCGACGCACCGGTCGAGCCGACGATGCGAATGAGGCCGTCTCCGTTCGAACAGCTGCTGCCGACATCCTCCAGAGCCTTGGTGACCTCCAGGGCCTGCTTCTGGTGCTGAACAGCCTGGGCGTCCTAAAGGCTGACACAGGTCGGCGTCTCGAAGCCCTCGCGACTGTGCGTCGGGCCGTTGAGATCCGTCGGCGGCTGGCTGACAATGACCCAGCAGCGTTCGTGCCGGACCTCGCCGCATCGCTGAACAACCTGTCGATCACCTGCGGGCATGTGGGGCGACGAGAAGAGGGGCTCGCCGCTATCGAGGAAGCAGTAGCCCTCTACCGGCGGCTAGCCGCGGGCAACCCGCACGCCTTCATGTCGGACCTCGCCGCATCGCTGAACAACCTCTCTGTGCAATGCGGCGGTCTCGGCCGCTGGCATGAGGCGCTGGCTGCGATCGAGGAGGCCGTACAGATTCGTCGTCGCCTGGCCGCTGACGACCCCGTCGCGTACATGCCGAGCTTTGCCATGTCGCTGAACAACCTGTCGATCACCTTGGGAGACGTCGGGCGACGAGAGGAAGCACTGACTGCGATCGAGGAGGCCGTACAGATTCGTCGTCGCCTGGCCGCTGACGACCCCGTCGCGTACATGCCTGACCTCGCCGCGTCGCTGAACAACCTGTCCGCACGGTATGGCGAACTTGGCCGGTGGCAGGAGGCACTGGCTACTATCGAAGAGGCTGTCGAGATTCGTCGGCGTCTGGCTGCGGAGGACCCGGACGCCTTCATTCCTGACCTCGCCATGTCGCTGAACAACCTCGGCAATCGCCTCGCTGAAGCAGGACGGCTGCCGGAAGCGATGAGCGCCAACGTCGAAGCGGTGGAGTTCTACCGTCGGCTGATGACGACTTCCCCTTCCGCGTACGCTGCAGACTTTGCGGCGTCACTGTCCAACCTGGCAGGTGTCCATCTGGCGATGGGTGATCTGGAGCGAGCGATCCCACTGTATGAGCAGTCGCTTGCAGACAGCATGCGGGTTCTGGGGCCAGACCATCCTGACACTCTGCTCGCGCGGAACAATCTTGCCGGCGCCTACGGGGCAGCTGGGGATCTGCAGCGAGCGATCCCACTGTATGAGCAGTCGCTTGCAGACAGCATGCGGGTTCTGGGGCCAGACCATCCTGACACTCTGCTCGCGCGGAACAATCTTGCCGGCGCCTACGAGTCAGCTGGGGACCTTGCGCGTTCCGTGTCGCTGTACCAAGAAACACTTGCAGACAGCATGCGGGTCCTGGGGCCAGACCATCCTGACACTCTGCTCGCGCGGAACAATCTTGCCGGCGCCTACGCGTTGGCAGACGATATTGATGCAGCGATCGAACTGTACGAAGATGCGCTGGCGGACCGTAGGCGGGTGCTGGGTGCACATCATCCCGACACCCTGACTTCGCAGGGCAACCTCGCCAGTGCCTACGCACTGACAGGAGACCTTGCGCGCGCGGTTCCGCTCTACGAACAGACCCTCGCCGACAGCCTTCGCATATTGGGAGAACAGCACCCCACGAGTCAGGCGATGCGCAACAATCTTGCTTACTGGAAGGGGAAGGGGCGCTCCGAGCACGTCTCACCGGCCAGCTCCTGA